One Fusarium oxysporum f. sp. lycopersici 4287 chromosome 8, whole genome shotgun sequence genomic region harbors:
- a CDS encoding hypothetical protein (At least one base has a quality score < 10), with amino-acid sequence MSLKPDDRSRKDRSRSRSRDRRSKSDVAPERPSYNDNREPSYIYPEDDLNDRYSRPGAPQASGALPYPEEGGIYPVIPGNPSQYSYDSQPPTYRTASPPRDSPYRSSHDRVDSSLPGAFPDDRRREKDRDPYIQNAEPRAKEDEDKFSFLPQKYMRKLTGSSGNDKERDKDDDGLAYGKPPVPVRPKDSSDLAYGKATGAPSTASQVMTTYNPPPGSEDPYYAQQPPYGYSHREPASPSLGQYGSRKTREDARYDDTYGSGANIMTAEPRSRDDEKHRDRRRDRSSGPRGSSDRLTVDSSSRKREKSRDRSRSRRRDKSPSRDTLGVDKHHRHRSRSRDGHRSRSRDKHRSRKDKSPQPPSERMSGLSINTGLTVGGLAAGGLAGASLANAPPSPMLESYYGTYQDCSPMPSPLLLASKHPSDDNKALEALSPLGSDNEGDSRRRSRRARFHDSEDITTQLAQALKGSRRPDTEPLIEILPSLTHDQVMKLRADYKALVKTGSERKGVNIAKHIRARLKDEDPLLMKACYSVALGMWESEAYWANFWYQGDKTRRELLIESLMGRTNGEIRYIKDAFTDKKYDNSLVKCMKEELKEDKFKKAVLLVLEERRMEEYDHYGRLVPIDYALVDQDVADLRRSVRSEKGGETAMINIIILRSDSHLRAILQEYERQHRSNFARDALKKSGNLVGELLAHILNGVINRPVRDALLIHHATSASRKDGLRRELLISRLVRYHWDPHHMRAVKQAFRERYGRGMRDAVRDATSGEWGEFCGELCIARMPDDVRKFDKVSYSVR; translated from the exons ATGTCTCTCAAGCCTGATGACCGGTCCCGCAAGGATCGTTCTCGTTCTCGCTCTCGTGACCGCCGTTCAAAGAGTGATGTCGCACCTGAGCGCCCTTCCTACAACGATAATCGCGAACCAAGTTACATCTATCCAGAGGATGATCTCAATGATCGCTATAGTCGCCCAGGCGCACCGCAAGCAAGCGGCGCTCTACCGTATCCTGAAGAGGGAGGCATCTATCCTGTGATTCCCGGAAACCCATCTCAGTACAGCTACGACTCTCAGCCGCCCACTTATCGAACTGCTTCTCCGCCAAGAGACTCGCCATACCGTTCCTCGCACGACAGGGTCGACAGCAGCCTTCCAGGAGCCTTCCCAGATGACCGCCGCCGCGAGAAAGATAGGGACCCATACATTCAAAATGCAGAGCCTCGTGCtaaagaagacgaagacaaATTTAGCTTCCTGCCACAGAAGTACATGCGCAAGCTCACTGGATCTTCAGGCAACGACAAGGAGAGGGACAAGGATGACGATGGCTTGGCCTACGGAAAGCCTCCCGTGCCTGTGCGACCTAAAGACTCTTCGGACTTGGCTTATGGAAAGGCCACCGGAGCTCCGTCAACTGCTAGCCAGGTTATGACTACATATAACCCTCCCCCAGGTTCTGAAGACCCGTACTATGCGCAACAACCACCCTACGGATATTCTCATCGAGAACCTGCAAGTCCGTCCCTTGGCCAGTATGGTTCACGCAAGACAAGGGAAGATGCACGGTACGACGACACCTACGGCTCGGGTGCCAACATCATGACCGCTGAGCCTCGAAGCCGCGACGATGAGAAACACCGTGACCGACGCAGGGACAGGTCTTCCGGTCCCCGAGGTAGCTCAGACCGCTTGACTGTCGACTCAAGCAGTCGGAAGCGCGAGAAGTCACGCGACAGATCACGATCTCGCCGGAGAGATAAGTCGCCTTCACGAGATACTCTGGGAGTAGACAAACACCACAGGCATAGATCACGATCAAGGGACGGTCACAGATCGCGGTCTAGGGATAAGCACCGTAGCCGAAAAGACAAGTCCCCTCAGCCCCCCAGTGAGAGAATGTCAGGTCTCAGCATCAACACTGGGCTGACTGTGGGAGGCTTGGCCGCCGGCGGACTGGCTGGTGCATCTCTAGCCAATGCGCCTCCGTCGCCCATGCTCGAGTCATACTATGGTACTTATCAGGACTGTTCGCCTATGCCGTCTCCTCTACTGCTCGCCTCAAAACACCCAAGTGATGACAATAAAGCTCTTGAGGCGCTCTCTCCATTGGGTTCTGATAATGAGGGCGATAGCAGACGCCGTAGCCGACGTGCCCGCTTCCATGACTCCGAAGATATCACCACTCAACTTGCACAGGCCCTCAAGGGGAGCCGCCGTCCCGATACCGAGCCACTCATTGAAATCCTACCAAGCTTGACGCATGATCAAGTGATGAAGCTTCGTGCGGACTACAAGGCACTTGTCAAGACGGGTTCTGAGCGCAAAGGCGTGAACATCGCCAAGCATATTCGTGCTCGTctcaaagatgaagatccgctgttgatgaaggccTGCTACTCCGTTGCTCTCGGCATGTGGGAGAGCGAGGCATACTGGGCCAATTTCTGGTACCAGGGCGACAAGACTCGCAGGGAGCTTCTCATTGAGTCTCTTATGGGACGCACCAACGGCGAAATACGTTACATTAAGGATGCATTCACGGATAAGAAATATGACAACAGCCTCGTCAAGTGTATGAAGGAAGAACTCAAGGAAGACAAGTTCAAAAAAGCTGTTCTCCTTGTTTTAGAAGAGCGACGCATGGAGGAATACGATCATTATGGTCGACTTGTGCCAATTGACTATGCTCTTGTTGACCAGGACGTCGCTGACTTGCGTCGATCTGTGAGGTCTGAAAAGGGTGGCGAGACGGCGatgatcaacatcatcatacTTCGAAGCGACTCTCATCTACGCGCCATTCTGCAGGAATATGAGCGACAGCATCGCTCCAACTTTGCTCGCGACGCTCTCAAGAAGAGCGGAAATCTTGTG GGTGAACTCTTAGCCCACATCCTCAACGGTGTTATCAATCGTCCTGTTCGTGATGCCCTCCTCATCCATCATGCCACCTCAGCGTCTCGTAAAGATGGCCTTCGCCGTGAGCTACTCATCTCGCGTCTCGTTCGATACCACTGGGATCCACACCACATGCGCGCTGTGAAGCAAGCCTTCCGGGAGCGCTACGGCAGGGGTATGAGAGACGCCGTTCGCGATGCGACGAGCGGTGAATGGGGCGAGTTCTGTGGTGAATTGTGCATTGCACGTATGCCTGACGACGTCAGAAAATTTGACAAGGTCAGCTATAGCGTGAGATGA
- a CDS encoding hypothetical protein (At least one base has a quality score < 10): MHRLHIREAREGTEGAEASDESKTQRDNLLYEDFHPFVPYKLKKDPTIEVLEFTGYNETVDEFFSSLEGQRLESRLSEREAAAKRKLEAARNEQSKRIEGLQEAQALNFRKAAAIEANAERVQEAMDAVNGLLSQGMDWVDVGKLVEREKKRHNPVAEIIKLPLNLAENLITLELAEEEFEPEEDDPYETDDDDSALGDDESTSAAKGKQANKALSVEINLGLSPWSNAREYFDQRKTAAVKEEKTQQQASRALKNAEQKITEDLKKGLKQEKALLQPIRKPMWFEKFVWFISSDGYLVIGGKDAQQNEMIYKKYLRKGDVYCHADLHGASSVIIKNNPKTPDAPIPPATLSQAGSLAVCSSNAWDSKAGMSAWWVNADQVSKSAPTGEFLPAGSFMIRGKKNFLPPAQLLLGLGVAFKISEESKAKHVKHRLHDANSTGGDEASAVATSQPADRAGDLNELEGEQSAEPSDNESEDEQQDQESRDNPLQAFGKDEDRNDEVEKAEEGLSDLKISDDTADESHSQEVAELDENEAVGGEAEEGEDDESARPDDETAGKPVDTRPKNNGPSSSKKGPPKRGQKGKAKKIASKYKHQDEEDRAAAEALIGATVGQKKAEAEAKVKADRELELAAAKERRRAQHQREQKETAEHEEIRRVMMEEGVDILDEDEASQMTVLDSIVGTPLPGDEILEIIPVCAPWNALGRYKYKAKLQPGATKKGKAVKEVLDRWKAASTKKGVVDETARDTERMWPREVELIKALKPEETFNVVPVGKVRVMMAGGTGGNAAGGGGGSKKGAGGKGKGGRGGKGSKRS, translated from the coding sequence ATGCACCGGCTACATATTCGCGAAGCAAGGGAAGGAACAGAGGGAGCAGAGGCTAGTGACGAATCCAAGACGCAGCGTGACAATCTTCTATACGAAGATTTTCATCCGTTTGTCCCCTACAAACTCAAAAAGGATCCCACCATTGAGGTCCTTGAATTCACAGGATACAATGAGACAGTTGACGAATTTTTCTCATCTTTAGAGGGCCAGAGACTGGAGTCCCGACTAAGCGAGCGAGAAGCGGCTGCGAAGCGCAAGTTGGAGGCCGCGCGAAATGAACAGAGCAAACGAATCGAAGGGCTTCAAGAGGCCCAGGCCCTCAACTTTCGCAAAGCCGCCGCCATTGAAGCGAACGCTGAACGAGTTCAAGAAGCTATGGATGCTGTCAATGGCTTACTCAGCCAAGGAATGGATTGGGTAGATGTCGGCAAATTGGTGGAACGCGAGAAAAAACGGCACAACCCCGTTGCTGAGATTATCAAGCTCCCTCTAAACCTTGCCGAGAATCTCATCACGCTTGAGCTGGCCGAGGAAGAATTTGAGCCAGAGGAAGACGACCCTTACGAAACGGACGACGACGACAGCGCGCTTGGTGACGATGAAAGTACATCGGCAGCAAAGGGAAAACAGGCCAATAAAGCCCTAAGTGTGGAAATCAACCTTGGACTTAGCCCTTGGAGCAATGCTCGAGAGTATTTTGACCAGCGGAAGACGGCGGCCGtaaaggaagaaaagacccAGCAACAGGCCTCAAGAGCTCTGAAGAATGCAGAGCAAAAAATCACCGAGGATCTCAAAAAAGGGCTGAAGCAGGAAAAGGCACTGCTTCAACCAATCCGCAAACCAATGTGGTTTGAGAAATTCGTTTGGTTTATCTCATCCGACGGATATCTTGTGATCGGAGGCAAAGATGCCCAGCAAAATGAGATGATCTACAAGAAATATCTCCGGAAAGGCGATGTATACTGCCACGCAGATCTGCATGGGGCATCGAGCGTTATTATCAAGAACAATCCAAAAACCCCTGATGCGCCCATTCCCCCAGCGACACTGTCTCAAGCCGGATCACTCGCCGTGTGTTCGTCGAATGCTTGGGACTCGAAAGCGGGCATGTCTGCATGGTGGGTAAACGCTGATCAAGTTTCCAAATCTGCACCGACAGGCGAATTTCTACCGGCAGGAAGTTTCATGATCCGGGGAAAGAAGAATTTTCTGCCTCCAGCTCAACTTCTACTCGGTCTAGGTGTTGCATTTAAGATCAGCGAGGAGAGCAAAGCTAAGCATGTGAAGCATCGTCTACACGATGCCAACTCTACCGGTGGCGATGAAGCTTCGGCAGTAGCGACGTCGCAACCAGCAGACAGGGCAGGCGATCTGAACGAACTTGAAGGAGAACAATCAGCCGAACCATCTGACAATGAATCCGAAGATGaacaacaagaccaagagtcACGTGACAACCCACTTCAGGCTTTCGGTAAGGATGAAGACCGCAACGACGAGGTTGAAAAGGCTGAAGAAGGCTTGTCTGATCTCAAGATCTCGGATGACACAGCCGACGAGTCTCATAGCCAAGAAGTGGCGGAACTAGATGAAAATGAAGCAGTGggaggagaagcagaagagggCGAAGATGACGAGTCAGCTAGACCGGATGACGAGACAGCTGGCAAGCCAGTTGACACAAGGCCGAAGAACAACGGCCCCAGCTCTTCGAAGAAAGGCCCCCCCAAGCGAGGCCAGAAGGGCAAGGCGAAGAAGATCGCCTCAAAGTATAAGCAtcaagatgaggaagatcGAGCTGCCGCAGAAGCTTTGATCGGAGCAACAGTTGGACAAAAGAAGGCTGAAGCCGAGGCAAAAGTTAAGGCGGACCGTGAGCTCGAGCTCGCTGCTGCTAAAGAGCGACGTCGTGCGCAGCACCAACGAGAGCAGAAAGAGACTGCCGAACACGAGGAGATTCGACGTGTTATGATGGAGGAAGGCGTTGATATTcttgatgaggacgaagCCAGCCAGATGACTGTGCTTGACTCCATTGTTGGTACGCCTCTTCCCGGAGATGAGATCCTTGAGATCATCCCTGTTTGTGCCCCTTGGAACGCTCTCGGACGCTACAAGTACAAAGCGAAGTTGCAGCCCGGTGCGACCAAGAAGGGCAAAGCAGTTAAAGAGGTTCTCGATCGTTGGAAGGCAGCTTCTACTAAGAAGGGTGTTGTTGACGAAACCGCTCGTGACACTGAAAGGATGTGGCCGCGTGAAGTTGAGCTTATCAAGGCGCTCAAGCCCGAAGAGACATTCAACGTCGTACCGGTCGGTAAAGTGAGGGTCATGATGGCGGGTGGTACTGGTGGAAATGCTGCtggaggcggaggtggtAGCAAGAAGGGTGCAGGAGGAAAAGGGAAGGGCGGAAGAGGAGGCAAAGGATCAAAGAGATCATAA